Below is a window of Equus quagga isolate Etosha38 chromosome 1, UCLA_HA_Equagga_1.0, whole genome shotgun sequence DNA.
acaacagcaaaaaaaaaaagctgggatGGCTTTTGGAGTGGACCCTGCTGGATCCTAAAGAGAGATGGATCCACTCCAGTTCCTTTCCTTTCATCCCCCAACTCTGAGCTGAGTAGGAAAAGTAGCCCAAGAAGGGCTCATACAAGGCCATTGCTGGGCATACAGGGGAAACCTAAGTCAAGGGCAGGCCCCAGAAGGGAGTGTGTTAGAGTGTAGTCTCATGATCAGCTTCAGTGATCAGGGTCTCAGCGGGCACGGGACCAACATGGGACTTGGAGGGGCTCTCCAGTATTTGTGCctgggagagaaaatgagaaccCAAAGACATCTTCTCAAAGCCAAgttccaaaacacacacacaccccaatcCACAAGAGCACAAGATGATTTGAGGGTCCTCTACTTAAGCCAGAGGCAATCCCCCTCCatcgtgtgtgtatgtgtagggtGTGGTGGAACCAGGGTGAAATAGGGGTGTTAGTTCCTGTGGCCCTGATCAAGAGCACATACTCAAGATCAAAGTTCTTCCCAAGAGTCTAAGGCTACAGATAGTGGGAGCAAAATAGAGAGACAAGAGGAAAAGTCAACCCCTAACCCTGCTTCCTTACAATTGGGATCAGACTCCTGCATTCCTGAATGGCCTCCTACACAGGCAGGAGTCTTAAGACTGCTTAATCTCCCCTCATGTGCGTCTCCTCCACTTAATTCTCCTCACTCCCCAAGGCAAAGctcctttcctatttttcctGATCCTACTACAGTGTCAGATGGAAATGTGGAGGAGCCCAGCCAGAGAGAGCACAAAGGGACAATGCCTCAGCCCTTCTCAGGAATTGGGGTACAGCCCTGTCTCCAGGACCCCTTCAAGAGAGAGGCTGGGTGGAGGGCATCTGATTGAGGCCAGACAACTTGCCCAAAGCAACACAGTTTGCAAAACAATGAATTCTAGAGTAGGGACTATCCAAATGGAAAGCAAATGGCACAGGGGAAGAGAGGAACCCGGACAGAGGATTAATTACAAAGAAGAGGGTCAAGGATCAAAAAAGTCAGACTCCGCAACAGGATGCCAGGGACAGAGGGGAACAGAGGCTGGAGGACAACACATGGGCTGGCACTTGAGCCATCCTGATCCAAAGACCCTGGCAGCCTGTGCACGTCCTGGGGGAGAAAGGACTGCAGGTGAGACCAAAGAGCTGTGCACCGAGTTCTGGAGCCTGAGGGGCACTGCTGGGACCCACTGACTGGAGCAAAACACACAGAGATGCCCCTCTCACCTCCAGGCAGGCTGCCCAGCAGGCCCCCCACTCCGTGGGGACCATGGGCATTGGCAGCTGCCACCTCCGCAGGTGTCTGCCCCTGGGTCATATTCGAAGCTGGATGACTCGCCCAAGGGCATGTTGGTCGAGAAGCAGTGAGCCCAGGAGCTGAGGCCATCCGTCACTTGAAATTCCTTACTGGTCACTTCTTCTTCGGAGTTGGCTtggttttccttttcaatctggtttataaaaagaaacataaaaatccaCAACACTGTTAAGTGATAGACTCTTTCTCCATGCTTGGTTAATATAACTAAGAATTTGTAAACTACCTTTGAAGTTATTATTATTCTAGGAAATCCAGCCTTAGAATCCCTCTCTTTAATTTCTCAATTCTGCTTGTATCTGGGCAAAATAAtatgataatttattttcctggCCTGAGCCTAGGAAAGATATTCATAAAAAGTCCTTCTATTTTTATGTACAATAAttattgcttttatatttaatcatTGCAGATAATTTtgaaacacagaaaaacacaaaggaagtcAAAGTACCACCCCACTCTTAGAAAACAACTAGTTTTACTATCCATAGACTTGAAGACatgaacatacacacatatacacacagggTATATGCACTCACTCTACAAAATTGTGACCATATTGACATGTTCCTATTTTGATGGGGAACAGACGGTATGCAAGAAAGAGATAAACGATACCCAGTAAAGATATTATGAACACGTGGCCCCAGACAAGCATTGCCTGCAAGCTTATTCTCCAACTGAGAGATTATATTCTATCAACTGCAGCCTCTTTAGACAGCAGAATCTATGTGATCACCTTCAAAATGAGGCCATGTCAAATAGTTTCAGAACACCATCAaagttcttaatttaaaatacaaacaagaaaaaaaaagaagaccaagaTGTGTATATCAGAAATGTGCCATGCTTTTACACTAAAGACTAAATTTATGGGAATCACAGCTTTTCTGATaatttgagaagtttttaaaataagaaataaaatacatattcaagTATTAACAATAGCATCTTCCCAAACCCCAAATTATATATCAAGCTAACAGTGCTAACCCTCTTCAGACAGGACGGAGGAtaccaggaaaaataaatgaagaaatactttATTGAAACTCGTAGAGTGAATTGTAGCCTGGAAGTTTGGAACACATCCCttgagatttggggaggaaatctTTACATCTTCTGGATCACCTCTATGACTCCAGACATGTGGCAGCCTGAAGGAATTAGAACTCCTCATGGATCCTGCTGAATACAAAATCCTGGGTGCTGATACTAGCATGGAAGCCCACAGATCCCAGGCATCACCCTGTGCAGATACCACTGCAACAAGCCACTGTGGCATCTTAAATCATATAAACACTTAATTAACTAATTAGCATTTCACTGGCAATGGCAGCCACATTGATGCCACTGGGGCATCAAACTGTGCAGCAACAGCTCCTGAACTCCAGTTCAACCAGTGGAAGCAAGTGAGTTGGGGAGAATCTGTGAGTTAGAATTCAATGACACAGTGTCTCCATTAAGGAAGTTCTAATAATATCCACTTACCTAGTACTATAAGATGATAAACTAAGCACTTTACAATAACTAATGAGGTAAATAAtatcctcattctacagatggggaaatgtgGTTTTGAGAGAATAAGTAACTTGGATGGGCAGCAAAGCTCAGACCCAAACCTGATGCCAGAGTCCTTAACCTTCCCACTGTGGCAGACTGACTGCTAGGCGTATTTATAGATCTCATTCAGACGATAACATCAGCTAAGCCCTGAGTCAGGCCCTGGAGACACGAGTTTAAGATAGAGCCCCTGCTCATGACTCATGCATACGCCAGCAAGAGAGGTGGACACGTGTGTCAGAAATGTAGCAGCTGAGGTACCAGTCAAGCCCATGGAGGGGGTGGCCATCTGCCAGCAAGAAACGTGAAGGCTCTTAAGTCAAAGAGCTATCCTAAATCTCCTTACCACTGACGTTAGTGATGATTCTGCAGACACAGGAGGGAGGTTCTTGGCCTGCACGAAATACTTGTCACATCATCCCCATTGACCAActcaaaacaggaaaataagtCACCATGACACAAAAATCAAACACGGTATAAAATGACCTACTCATCTTGTAGCACAGCTTTGAAGggtaaaaattataaagactgCCCACATAGCAGAGCAGAAGAAACAAACACCTCGGACCCATGTAGCGTTAGGGAAGGAAGCGACATGAGTCTTTGGCTCACATGTGGGCAACCATCACATGAGTGCTCGTCAGCAGTAAATTCCCTCCAAGAAGAGCTTGGCCCTAACTGTGGATTGGAAATAAATCCACCACGTAAATCCAATCCCCACAGCTTCGGTAACCATCTCCCATAAGCATCGAGGTGACATCAGTGCCTGGTGATCTTGGGCAATTACCATGATAACAATTCTAGGAGTAGTTACGACCTCTTTGATTCTTTAAATCCAAAGCACATCATGCTCATTCTCTAGATGGCAATAGAGTAAGTCAATGGATGAACGGGGGGAAAGATGACCCATGTCTTGAAATGAGGATTTGAAGAAAGAACAGATATAAACCAACAACCCAACCTGAGCGCCTTATCTGGTTGGGCTCAGGCCTCTGAGCTCTAACCTCTTTTAACAACCTCGAAAGCCAATTTGGCAAGGACTTaagcttattaaaatatttctctaagaagcaaatattctaagtgaaatagCACTTTAAACCATATGCCAAAACTAGGCATACagattgaaaagtaaaaaataaaactctctctattcACAGGCAATCCGACTGCCAACATAGAAAATCCCAGAGTCTACCATAAAAAAGCTAgcataagtgagtttagcaagatcaCAGAATACatgatcaatatacaaaaatcaattgctttgatatactagcaatgaacaattgaaaaTTGACATTGAAAAGAGTACTATTTTAATAACACCTAAAAAGTATGAAATACTTAgttataaagcaaacaaaatatgtgcaagatctgcatactggaaactacaaaacagaaAAGACCTAAATGATTGAAGAGATGTACCACATTGATAGACTCAATATTGTTATAGTTCTCCTCAAACTGATTATAAACTTAACACAGTCCCATTCAACATCCCACCAGGATGTATTGCAGAAATTGACGCACTGACACTAACATTTATacggaaaaataaaggaattagaatagccaaaaacaatttcaaaaatgaaaaacaatgtcGGGAAGAAGTCACACGAACTAATTTCaatacttactataaagctacagtaatcaagtgttatactggagaaaggaaagacaaataaattaGTGGAACAGgacagaaagtccagaaataaactcacacattatggtcaactgatttttcaataaaattgcaAAAGTGAGTCAGTGgagaatattttcaacaaatgatgctggaacaggTAAATACGCATATGCAGAAAACTTTAACCTCAATCCATACCTCACACTACTtagaaaaaattaactcaaaatgggtaaTAATGTAAAGGTAAAACCTACAatttaaaattcctagaagaaaacatagaaggaaatttttgtgaccttggattacaTACAATACAAAAAGCATGATCTTTGAAAGCaattggaagaaaaggaaggactcacaaaggagactgagaaagttCATGCAGAGAATTAGGAAAGAGGAAGCTCCTGGAAGCCAAGAGAATAGAGAATTTAATGACTGAGTGAGGGAGTGGTCAAGCAGCTCGACAGACAGGACCTGATGTCAAGACTGGATTCAGCATTCATTAGGCAAAGCAACACGAAGGCCATAGGTAAGCTGTTAGAGCAGATGCTGTGTGTGCTTTTCCTATGGCCCCTCACCCTCACCACTTCTGTGCACACTGGGCCAACATCCAGATGCGTTTCTTTGCCCGTGGGCTTTTTTCTGCTGCCACAGCCCACTTTGCCATCACTTGGCAGGCCAGAAGTATGAAGGAATTAATGCCCCCACCTTCAAAGCAGCATTGGTTGACCACTGACTGACAGGAACTGGTGTATAAGTGTCCCATCTCCTTTACCCCGTGGGTGGGACAACTCTGAGATGCATGTCCTACACTGGCTCATAGGGTTCCTCAACAGGATTAAGCCCCAAGGGCCACAGTGCAGGCTGGATGGATAATACACTTTTTGTGGGCTGCTTCCCTTCCCATCTCACTTCCTCCATTTCTCCAGcgttcccttcccctcccaaataaactgcttGCCCTTTCATCGTTGCTTCTGGAGGAACCCGCACAGGAGGAATTCCAGCGAGGTGCTATGCGAAGAATCAGAGCACGGTCAGTTGAAGAGTGAATGGGATTTGGAGAAGTAAAGGTGACGAGTTCACACTATTCTTAAATTTCGcctgagaagggaagaaaagagatagGACAGGGCCGGAGGTGAACACACAGTCACCAGGAGACAGCCGAACATGTTTAAAAGCTATAGAGCTTTCTCTTCAGAGAATGTCTACTTAGACAACAGAAAAAGACAGTTTCTTTTTATACAGTAGAAAAATGTTGAAGCTGTTAGAGAGGTAAATAAACAGTGGAGCAAGACCCTGGAGGAgcaggagtggagggaggaagagcatgGTGTGAGCACTGGGGGAAGGGACAGGTCAGGAAAAACGACTTCATCCTGGAGGCTGAGGTCAAAGattcagagacagacacacatcCTGACAAGCATGTCAGGGTGGGTGGAAGCAGGCTGGTCTGGAGAGAGCCTGGGGCGCATCCATTTGCGGTCACCAACTGTTAAGGCTGGAAGGCTTTTCCTAGCCATGCTCAGTCTCCACGACTGGGCTCAGCAGCTGGGAAGCTGCGGCAGTGCTGGTGCGTCAGCAGCTTGATCTAGGATTGGGATGTGTGGGGATGAGCATAGCAGGAGGATGGGCGACAACAGGATTAAGGCTACTGGAGAGAGAGTGGTCGCTGTGTGGTCTAGTCTGAGGACATGTGGCCAGGGCAGAGCTGTCAGACTGGGAGAACACTCACGGCTCATAGAACTAGAGGCCTCTTGGGCTCACCCAGGCCTCTGCATAAGCGACTGCTCTGCATAGGCACTGCACTATAGAGACCACGATGTGTAAAGGCCTGCTCCCAGTGGGAAGGAATTTATGACTTAGGTAGAGCAAGATTCAAGAGTTCTGTTGCAAAAGCAATAATGCAAtctgagaggcaggcagggcaggagccTCATCTAAGAGCAAAGCGCTTGGGTCCTTTTCCCAACTGCTGTTACCTGGAAAATGATAGATGAattcctgattttgtttgtctgttgaGACCAAAGATAGATTGCCAGAGAATAACCACTGGGGTGAAATCAAGCATAACATGTGCCTGGATGGAATTTTTCCACAGACACGTAAGAAAGAAGTTCTTTCTAAGACATGACTACAAAGTCAGTGTTTGTTGCGTGGGGAGGTAGAGGGAGCGCTCAGAAAAGGGACTGGAAGGGCTAGTTTACCCCCTCATGGGTCAGCACTCTTCTGAAGTAAATTGTAGCTTGTCAGGTATATAATTGCATTGTTCTTTGGCAGTCCTGATAATTccaaacaaacccaaaacaatATACCACTATGGATCTTCCACAGCTACAAGGGAAAGTGGGGTGGTTTCTACTCTGTGACCAATGTATCCAGCATGTAGTCATTCAGTTGGTGTGCTTGTCCTAAACTTTAGAAGCAATGCCCTGCCATGCCTAGCCCAGGATGGTGGGTGGTCAATAAAACACCAAAGCTGGCTTGCTTCAGTTTGAAACTCAAAGTTAGAGTATTCTCTGTCCTCAAAAGGCCAAATTCTGTGGAGAACCAGAAGCCATGTAGAACCTTTCCCCTCTAACAATCAGTTCTCTTTCCTGGGCTTTGATTTTATTATCTGCTGAAGTGAGAGAAGGGAATCAATAAGgggctggagaagcagagggaTCCACGAGGTGGGACCATGAATGTGGGCTGAGGGTGGAGGCAGCCGAGCTCAGAGGTGTTCCTGGAGGGAACAGCAGCATCACCATGGGATGGGCCCCCATAAATACCATCTGAGCAGCTGGACCAGGAATGTGCATCATTTCCCTTGATTGCCCAGAGCTTGTGCAGTGCTGTGCATGCGGTCTTGATGAACAGGCTTGAAAACACACGCAGAAATAAATTGGTGCTCCAGGCTTCTGCGGTGCAGGGCTCGATTTGGTACAACAAGATGTTCTGTGAAAGAATGAGTCAAAGACACACAGCACTGCCCAAATATGTGTGACTGACCCCAAACCAGTCACTCATAGCCACAGTGGTTTCAGAAGACCACAGATCCGCAGCTCCCAAAAGTGGAGCACTGAGAAATCAAAAGCAGCTCAGCCCAGGAAAAATGTGTTAACCCTAAAGGCAAGGATGACCTATGGAATCCTAAATTCTTGAAGAATTGAGAGAATAGTATAAACTAAGAGGGAGATGCCAGGGTTTTCTCCCATCAAATATGAGAATACTCCATGTTCAATCAGGATGCAGGGAATCACACCATTTGGATCATAAGACGTAAATATTCTCGGGATTATTGAGAAGATCCATCCAAGTGAGTGACTAAGGACCCAAAAGaactttgtcaaaattatttgACCTCTAAAGGTCAGGCCTCAGGAATGGCACCATTTCAGAAAGCAAGCCTGCTTCAGAAAACCTTTTCGGATCCTTTCTTCATGTGCCATTTAGTAGCTCTACTTAAGAGTGAAATTTTTCCCATAATCTTCCTCTCACCCCTTTGATTGAGGATAGTCAATCAGTATCAAAAGAGAGAATAGATAGTATGGCTAAGCAATGGCTCTGAGGCATTCCCTTAGGATCTTTGGGAATCTGAGAAGGAAAAGTGTGTATCTCAGAAGGGCTCAGATGGTGCATCCGCAATGTCGTGGGACATTATGAACAGAGCCTGTCAGGTCCCCTGGTCTCAGGTAAAGGACAATGGCTAAGGAGGCAGTGACAGCCTATTGGAGGCACCTCCTCTGATACCCACTGAGAAGAGTTAACTGAGGGAGTCAACATATGCCAACACTAGGATGTCTCTTGAGTTTAAGCGAAAAAAACCAGCAAGGCTGGGTCCAGACAAATTTGTGGCTCAAGCGAAGTCTGCTTTCATTGTCTTCCATCTCCTTTCCATGTCCTGCTTGAACTCTAGCCACCCAAACAGCCATCACACAACTCACTGTAGATGGTGGCCTGAAGTCACCACCATAGATGACACGTCTCATGTACAGTTAAGTCCCTCTGCTCTGCACATTTCCTACCACTTCCATATCAAAGTTTACAGAAGTCCTGTGCTAGGCCCCTTTCACTCAGGCCCCTTGGAAGGGCCTACATTAATGACTAGGTCACCTGGCGTACAACTTCCTATTACGGTTTTAGCAACTGGTAGCCTGTTACTTCCTTCACAAATCAACCTTACCTGATCTTGCACTCTTAAATACTTCCACTTTTAGTACCATAAATGTGGCACATTTCTTTACTACAAATCACAGATAATGTAGATCATTTATTTTTGGATGATGTAGGTCAacgtttctcaaagtgtggtctgtatACCACCTGTCACTATGCTGGGGGACAGGAGTTGCTTCCTGAAAATGCAGATCCCCAGACCTCACCAGTGATCCAAGCAATTTGGTTCTCTGGCAGCAtctttaacaagctccccagttGATTCTTCTGCTAATTAAATCTGCAAATATCATGTGACATGCATACGCAGCATTGTGCTATGCAGGTGCTGCATATCAGAGTAGATATGAGAACCTCAAACACAATTAATGCCCACTATTAACTTATAAAACAGGgtcatttctaaatattaaaaggaCTAAAAAGTTGACCTGCCATGTGTgtgggcagggagtatatggaaacctctgtaccttctgctcaattttgctgtagaccgagaactgctctaaaaaatgaagtttatttttaaaaaaacaaattgacTTGCCTAAGATGGAGCAGATGGACATGTACCTCCTTGGCTCACTTTTTCTGTCTATATGGATCATCCTCCTTTTATCCTCTGCCATCCTAGCCTAacctcctctctgaagccccAAACTCCTGAGAAAGAGCCCAGCTCCAGGCTCCCATAGCCCAATGTACATACTGATTATGACAATATTAGAGCGTTGACACCCTACACTGTGACCAACCATTCTCTTTTCTGATCCTGGTGAAGCACAAACCATCTGGTTTCTTCACTGCCATATTCCCACCCTCTAGTGTGGTATATGGAACTCTATAGGTATGTGATCAAGTTTGCTGAATGACTGactgagcaaatgaatgaatgatcttgCCACTGAAATTAACATTAGGTGAAGTGTGTTGGAAGGTTGGATGGACAAACTGGCTAAACCTCTCCTTTTACACACACAAAGATATTCCTTAGAGTCATCGTTCCTCGTCTCCCTGAGGCACAGGAATTGAGGGCCTCATTTCTTCAATCTATTACTATAGTCAATGCTCTGATAAATTAATCACTTCCAGTCCTACTAGACAAAGGACTCAGTGATACTGCCATCTGAAGTATTATACCAACAGCGGCTatgaggaaaacagaagccaCACTAGATATTTCAAACAAGGGGATTTAATGCAGGGAATTGATTACACAGGCTTGGTAAGGCTGAAAGAGGGCCATTGAAATAACCCAGATGTTAGTAAACACAGGAAGCAGCTACTAACCTTAGGGCTGGGGGAACGAAAGGGAAGAGATGGTGTTACCAGAACCTAGAAGCTTTGTTGGGGGACCCCCCACGGCTGGTGCCTGGCCCTCTCTGGGGGCTGCTGCGCGGCTGCTGCTTGGGCTTCTGAGGGGGGCGCTGCTTGGCTGGTGGTGGTCGGGCCTCTGGGCGGGGGCGTGGCTGACGCTCAGACCTCGGAGGGGACCGTGGCTTGGCTGGTGCTCTGACCACCGCGGGGGGTGCCGCTGGCTGTTTCTTGGGCTTCTTAGGGGACGTTGCACGGCGGCTGGGGCTGAGAGGGCCAAAAGAAGCTGGAGGCTGGAGCCATGGCTCTCCTCTGCTGCTTAAGGGATGCTGACTGGTGCTGGAAACAGGAAGGCAggccctgctccccctcccaccttccaaTCTCCCTCCAGTACCTTCCAATGCTAGAACCTATTGGGGAGCTGTCTGTCAGGGGATCGGGAGAAGAGCAGTTtgcagagccccagccccagcatcacAGAGTAAAGCAGGAAGGGGGGCCTCAGAGCTGAGAGACAAGAGGC
It encodes the following:
- the MOBP gene encoding myelin-associated oligodendrocyte basic protein, encoding MSQKTGKEGPRLSKNQKFSEHFVIRCCPPFTFLNSKREIVDRKYSICRSGCFYQKKEEDWICCACQKTSPSRRATSPKKPKKQPAAPPAVVRAPAKPRSPPRSERQPRPRPEARPPPAKQRPPQKPKQQPRSSPQRGPGTSRGGSPNKASRFW